A window from Mya arenaria isolate MELC-2E11 chromosome 9, ASM2691426v1 encodes these proteins:
- the LOC128202967 gene encoding carboxylesterase 5A-like, with protein MQHTNERMIGVELILVVLGQFTFTDAGYLAFLETDLGGINGAHRNVSVNGTTKTVHLFLGVPYAKPPVGNLRFKKPEPYLNFTTDSTKYNGNYFRSACVQFSSVVNKPVSTSESEDCLYLNIYKPAKASSLAVMVWIHGGGFTSGSADQFNMEILAAFGDVIVVTFNYRIGIFGFFSTMDENAMGNYGLWDQRLVFQWVKKHIHSFGGDPNRITIFGQSAGAVSCSLHAMAELNRNLFQRVITQSGSAMSLLNHMSIDARLNAIKVSENVGCKISKEDSNNKGKLANMVQCLKKTDVQKIKDVMITIRNKDQVRGLPEFLPVVDGDLIKVDPRDQKQLETRNNDGLHFFGSLDFLNGITKWEGVSFMHIIQNDINDLYKPQPRSETIENWLNPSLIKSIFKRRFPNEIKQLVLNRYTNWDDPLSPETVREQLLQFLGDVAYNVPAVRAAREHFKHEYDTGSGNYLYHFVAEPPVHVMETPSWIKGATHADDLLFLVEMDNFDNYSDWQRQLSVSMMTYWANFAKTGSPNQVDSIPKWVPYNDSQEIYLEFSQDMGPHSLKKHLYSGETSFWLKVFPDLIKAFDNMEMAGNQSGTSA; from the exons ATGCAACATACGAACGAGAGGATGATAGGCGTCGAATTGATTTTGGTTGTGTTAGGTCAGTTTACATTTACCGATGCAGGATATCTTGCATTTTTAGAAACTGATTTAGGTGGAATTAATGGTGCACACAGGAATGTTAGCGTCAATGGAACGACAAAAACCGTTCATTTGTTTCTGGGTGTACCCTATGCAAAGCCTCCAGTTGGCAACCTGCGATTCAAAAAGCCGGAACCATATTTAAATTTCACGACTGATTCTACAAAGTATAACGGAAACTACTTCCGGAGTGCATGTGTCCAATTTTCGTCCGTGGTAAATAAACCTGTTTCCACCAGCGAGTCAGAAGATTGTCTATACCTGAACATATATAAACCTGCAAAGGCAAGTAGTCTCGCGGTTATGGTTTGGATTCACGGTGGTGGCTTCACATCCGGTTCAGCCGACCAGTTCAACATGGAGATATTAGCTGCATTTGGTGATGTCATCGTCGTTACATTCAATTATCGTATTGGTATATTTGGCTTCTTTAGTACTATGGATGAAAATGCCATGGGAAATTATGGTTTGTGGGATCAGAGGCTCGTGTTTCAATGGGTCAAGAAACACATCCATTCCTTCGGTGGAGATCCCAACAGAATAACAATCTTTGGTCAGTCCGCAGGTGCTGTCAGCTGTTCGTTACACGCCATGGCAGAGCTAAATCGCAATTTGTTTCAGAGAGTGATTACACAGAGCGGCAGTGCAATGTCCTTGTTAAATCATATGTCTATTGATGCCCGACTTAATGCCATAAAGGTTTCGGAAAACGTCGGATGCAAAATCAGCAAAGAAGATTCAAACAACAAAGGCAAACTAGCAAACATggtacaatgtttaaaaaaaacagacgtgcaaaaaataaaagacgTTATGATTACAATAAGGAACAAAGACCAAGTCAGAGGATTACCAGAATTCTTGCCAGTTGTGGACGGCGACTTAATAAAAGTTGATCCGAGAGATCAGAAACAGTTAGAAACTAGAAATAACGATGGTCTTCATTTTTTTGGATCATTAGATTTTCTTAATGGAATCACGAAGTGGGAGGGTGTTTCATTTATGCATATtatacaaaatgacattaatgatttatataaacCTCAGCCACGTTCGGAAACTATCGAAAACTGGCTTAATCCTTCACTGATTAAATCCATTTTCAAACGAAGGTTTCCAAACGAAATTAAACAGTTGGTTTTGAATAGGTATACGAATTGGGATGACCCGTTAAGTCCAGAAACAGTTCGGGAACAACTACTCCAATTCCTCGGCGATGTCGCATACAATGTTCCCGCAGTTCGTGCTGCCCGTGAACACTTCAAGCACGAGTATGATACCGGATCCGGAAACTACCTTTATCACTTTGTAGCTGAGCCACCCGTTCATGTCATGGAAACTCCCTCATGGATAAAGGGTGCCACTCATGCAGACGACCTATTATTTCTGGTAGAAATGGACAACTTTGACAACTACTCAGACTGGCAGCGACAACTGTCGGTATCAATGATGACATATTGGGCTAACTTTGCGAAAACCGG GTCACCGAATCAAGTCGACAGCATTCCAAAATGGGTTCCGTATAATGACAGTCAGGAAATTTATCTCGAATTCAGCCAGGATATGGGTCCGCATTCCCTCAAGAAACACCTTTATTCCGGTGAAACCAGCTTCTGGCTTAAGGTGTTCCCTGATCTTATCAAGGCATTCGACAATATGGAAATGGCGGGAAATCAGTCGGGTACATCTGCCTGA